In Lolium perenne isolate Kyuss_39 chromosome 5, Kyuss_2.0, whole genome shotgun sequence, the sequence AAGCTATGGAGGTTTCAAGTTCAGAAACAGATTAATATGTGGAGATGAATGGGCACCATATACCCTTGATGCAATAGTAAAGGAGAGAGAATATAGGCCCATTCACTTTATAACCGTTGCATGAGAAAAACGCGAACTGTAGGCATTTCCAAGAAAACAAATTTAGATATCCTCCAACTATTTTAGATACTGAAATATCTTAGAACCACTCAAGATAGAATCTCAAGTTCAATATGCATATAAATTTGTATGGAGTTTTAAGGCAGGTACAAAGTTTGTTATGAATTAATCAATAATTTAGGTTTCTAATGTACAAACCTATTAGATGATCCCAAAGATTGCCTTGAGACATGTACTCATAAACCAGTGCTAAGTGATCTTTCTCCCAGCAGCAACCAACCAAAGAAACTAGATTCCTGTGATGCACCTTTGTCAAGCTATTAACCTATGTAATGTAGTGAGACAAAGGACAAAAAGTGAATTTCTTATTCTGCATGTAAACTCATAAAGACTCACCAAACCTGCTTTTGAAACTACAATTTTATCAACCAAAGGAGAAAATACCTCGGCTAAGAACTCATCAAGCCCATGCGACGATGATTCAGAACGCATCTTGACAGCAACCTCACTACCATCTTCCAAGCGACCGTAGTACACGAGCCCAAAACCTCCTTTTCCAAGGAACCGTTCGAACTTATTAGTAAAATTCTCCAGCTCCTTGTACGTGAATTGACGATTCTCAATACTTTGCAGGTGATTCCCATGAATTTTTGTACTTCCCGGAACACTCTGAAGCTCTGACTCTTTATGAGGATCATGCATAGATACTGGTTGAACAAATGTtgcatacatatatatatatatagagagagagagagagactaaTTCTTCATAATCAATGGGTTTTATTGCAAGTTATGAAAAGAGAGGAGCATACTCACTTTTGGGCCTTCGCTTTCCTCTCCAGATCAAATATGAAAGAACAAGTAGAGCCACTACAACCAGGGGAACCACGATGGAAATGGACAATATAGTTTTTATATTTTTTGATGGAGGTGGACTCATTGTTTTATTGCACATATCTTCGCCAGATTCAGATCTGAAATAGTGAAGTTACATAAATCAATTGATTGATGGTTAATTTTCTACAAGAAAATATCTTAAACAAGCCGGTGGCTAAAAATTATAGGAAAAAACATTCAACTACAATTCTAATGCATGTTTACGAAACAAGGaaacctcatgaaaaagacaCAAACCTAAAAACGAGTGGTCCTCCATTCTTTTTACAGAGGGTATATGGAATAGGGCCGTTCAAACTATTGTGAGACAAATCCCTGCAAAAGGTGACATGTAGTTTTAGAGACTCAGGGATATATTGGTAGAATTGCAACACATGCAAACAAATCTATTCAGATAGAAGCCATGTCAAGTGGGCTCTATTTGTGTTATTCACTCATGACTACTGGCAAAGGGGATACCCAATTCATGCCAAATGTAAATCTAAGATATTATATATGGACCGTCCAGCAAGAAGGCAAGTATGATGCCCTTTTATGCACTCCCCCACATTCCACTAATCATCTAGCAAGAGAAATTGCTCTGGAGTGGAAACATGTGTTTATGAAGAAGTCTTTAACTTTTTGTCTCTGTTTTGTACATATACCATAGACATAGACATCCTTATTATCTAATATACTTACAATAATTGGAGTTCTGTGAGCAACGTGAAGTTGTTAGATATAGACCCTGTCAAGGTACTGTTGGACAGATCCCTGCGTGACAAGTAACACCCAAAATAAGAAAAatactacatatttgcatatgcaACATGAAAAACGATCAACCTAGTACTTAGCACTCACAGAGAGATTATCCTCGTAGTGTTGCCAGTTGAATTGCTACATTTCACACCATTCCATGCATAGTTGGGCGGGAAACATGGATCACCATTCCAGTTTTTATTTACTCCATACTCGTATTTTATGGCCATCATTGCATCGACTACCATCAAAAAGTGAAAAGGAGGGAGTGGTGAGAAAGAACCTATTTGACAATACTCGTGAAAGAACTATTGCACCACTGAATGCGAATATGCAGCTTTATGAGGTTCGTGACTAAGTGGGATCCACTTTTCACTGAGACAATCCTTGagcgccatttcatcaaacagggACGAGATCCCGATATATTTCGCATCTGGTCTGTGTATACGCACGTTGTCGTGGCTCACCGCTGACACTTCGGTTGGTGCTTCATTGACAACACAAAGGTGTGGTTCTGTTTTGCTCTGCCCAGGCCTGGATTTTCATTGTGGCCTACACGGGGTGAGGCGCGAACAGATGCATTATGCATCACCGGACCAGCTCTTGCTTGTTAAAATATATAGCCTAGCCCTTTTaaacagttcggacttttggaaaacttggctagtgcatcaatctaatatggtatcagagccaggaggtctcaagttCAAACCCCGGCTAACGCACTATTTTATCTACTATGAATAGTTGCAGCTTCCGATTACCCGTCTTCGCGTTTGTCCAACCTAGGCGTGAGGGGAAGTGTTAAAATATATAGCCTAGCCCTTTTCAACAGTTCGGACTTTTGAAAAACTTGGCTAGTGCATCAATCTAATATTGCTAAACTACAAGCCTAACAGCCGTCGAGATTTTAGGAGAGGATGGATTGGAACCTCAGTGGTGCACGCACAGGGAAGAAAGCACCCTCTTGGCCTCTTTCAAACGTAAGAGAACAGCTACTGGGTTGTTAACGAGAGGGGATACTATTAATATATACCATCATTCTCTTTATTTATTTTTCGGTTATGTACCTTTTAGCTTTGTCTGAGTTCCACATGAAATAGTTATCGCTACCGCCACTGTAGGTGCTACCGTAATTGTAATACAGCGCTTCCAAAATTACTGAAGTTTTATTAACGTGAAAAAAGGCATTTCTACAGTTTCATAGAATTCTAAATCTAATTACAATTTAAATATAGAGAAACAAGAAAGACATATCACATATGCATCTG encodes:
- the LOC127300780 gene encoding LRR receptor-like serine/threonine-protein kinase IOS1 isoform X3; this encodes MMAIKYEYGVNKNWNGDPCFPPNYAWNGVKCSNSTGNTTRIISLDLSNSTLTGSISNNFTLLTELQLLDLSHNSLNGPIPYTLCKKNGGPLVFRSESGEDMCNKTMSPPPSKNIKTILSISIVVPLVVVALLVLSYLIWRGKRRPKISMHDPHKESELQSVPGSTKIHGNHLQSIENRQFTYKELENFTNKFERFLGKGGFGLVYYGRLEDGSEVAVKMRSESSSHGLDEFLAEVNSLTKVHHRNLVSLVGCCWEKDHLALVYEYMSQGNLWDHLIGNNCDETLDWATRVRVVLEAAQGLDYLHKGCSFPIIHRDVKTGNILLGQNMRAKVADFGLCKTYISEIQTHVSTNAAGTPGYFDPEYFQTGRLTESSDVYSFGVILLEIVTGETPMMPGHGHIIQRVKQKIATGNISSVADERLSGNYEVTSMWKVIDTAMACTADTSDRRPTMATVVAQLKDSLALEEAREDSGIRVSPASDSTTALMSTSGPLAR